In the Salinirubrum litoreum genome, one interval contains:
- a CDS encoding GNAT family N-acetyltransferase, with amino-acid sequence MSLFPAEMHSDRLRYERLHPDDNDPLDLYAHVNTDAPAIDEITEYVTWDAYETPKQARDWIATCGEQFDAGEAATYVVRPRSGERAGEFAGLTGIHPDWDRRLATIGVWFRKPFWGRGYSGERAGRLLALAFDRLDLNVVAVTHDPDNERSARAISKYVDRFGGRREGHVRNAEVIGGEPRDAIRYSISADEWADNREA; translated from the coding sequence ATGAGCCTCTTTCCGGCCGAGATGCACAGCGACCGCCTGCGCTACGAGCGACTGCATCCCGACGACAACGACCCACTGGACCTGTACGCCCACGTGAACACCGACGCTCCTGCGATCGACGAGATCACCGAGTACGTGACGTGGGACGCCTACGAGACGCCGAAACAGGCACGGGACTGGATCGCCACCTGCGGCGAGCAGTTCGACGCCGGCGAGGCCGCGACCTACGTCGTCCGGCCGCGTTCCGGCGAGCGTGCGGGAGAGTTCGCCGGCCTGACCGGCATCCACCCGGACTGGGACCGCCGACTGGCGACGATCGGTGTCTGGTTCCGCAAGCCGTTCTGGGGGCGGGGCTACTCGGGGGAACGCGCCGGCCGACTGCTGGCACTCGCGTTCGACCGACTGGACCTCAACGTCGTCGCGGTGACCCACGATCCGGACAACGAGCGGTCGGCACGCGCGATCTCGAAGTACGTCGACCGGTTCGGGGGCCGGCGCGAGGGGCACGTTCGGAACGCGGAGGTGATCGGCGGCGAACCGCGTGACGCGATCCGGTACAGCATCTCGGCCGACGAGTGGGCCGACAACCGGGAAGCGTGA
- a CDS encoding beta-ribofuranosylaminobenzene 5'-phosphate synthase family protein, with translation MTRVSVGGRLHFGFLNLALSRERLYGGLGVALAEPRVVLDATRADGVDCDHPDAREYVERAVELLDVPGASVTVAETLPRHHGLGSGTQLALATLTAVAEAWDRDPQVRARAPDLGRGGRSGVGVGTFEAGGFVLDAGHPTTRFTTDRPADGEWTVPAVAVRHTIPDDWRFLLVLPDAAPGRDGDAEDASMRSAVDSADPELGDRISGIVTRRLLPALAEERLSVFGEAVAEIGRLNGAWYADQQGGVYRPPVGAVVEALSESSAITGAGQSSWGPAVYGVTDTSRAGAAVAAGEAALERAGVGGEVRVVSARNHGARVE, from the coding sequence ATGACGCGCGTCTCGGTCGGCGGCCGCCTCCACTTCGGCTTCCTGAACCTCGCGCTCTCCAGAGAGCGTCTCTACGGCGGGCTGGGGGTCGCACTCGCAGAGCCACGGGTCGTCCTCGACGCGACTCGCGCCGACGGGGTCGACTGCGATCACCCCGACGCCCGCGAGTACGTCGAGCGTGCCGTCGAACTGCTGGACGTGCCGGGCGCGTCGGTGACGGTCGCCGAGACGCTGCCCCGCCACCACGGACTCGGCAGCGGGACGCAACTCGCGCTCGCCACGCTGACGGCGGTCGCCGAGGCGTGGGACCGCGACCCGCAGGTCCGCGCCCGTGCGCCCGACCTCGGTCGCGGCGGCCGGTCCGGCGTCGGTGTCGGCACCTTCGAGGCGGGCGGGTTCGTCCTCGACGCGGGTCACCCGACCACCCGGTTCACGACCGACCGGCCGGCAGACGGCGAGTGGACCGTCCCGGCGGTCGCGGTCCGGCACACGATCCCCGACGACTGGCGCTTCCTCCTCGTGTTGCCTGACGCCGCCCCCGGCAGGGACGGCGACGCCGAGGACGCCAGTATGCGCTCTGCGGTCGACTCTGCCGACCCGGAACTCGGCGACCGGATCAGCGGCATCGTCACCCGGCGACTGCTCCCGGCGCTCGCCGAGGAACGACTGTCCGTGTTCGGTGAGGCGGTCGCGGAGATCGGGCGACTCAACGGCGCGTGGTACGCGGACCAGCAGGGGGGCGTCTACCGCCCGCCGGTCGGTGCCGTCGTCGAGGCGCTGTCCGAATCGTCGGCGATCACGGGAGCGGGCCAGTCCTCGTGGGGGCCGGCGGTCTACGGCGTCACCGACACGAGTCGCGCCGGAGCGGCGGTCGCGGCCGGCGAAGCCGCACTCGAGCGTGCCGGTGTCGGCGGTGAGGTACGTGTCGTCTCGGCCCGGAACCACGGCGCGCGCGTCGAGTGA
- a CDS encoding NAD(P)/FAD-dependent oxidoreductase, translated as MQVAVLGAGYAGVTLARKLESRLPPDADVVLVDADPTHLVQHEVHRVIRRPSVADAIQVPLAELFDRVEVRVAEIADVDTDAKADGTPGGHATFESGETLDYDYGAVCLGAETAFYDIPGLREHATPLKRVDHAESIRADFLDLCETGGTAVVGGAGLSGVQVAGELAALAREKDADDRVDVVLLEQLDSVAPSFPENFQEAVSEALVERGVEIRTGTTVTEVRDGEITTDASRGDATESDSRERTLAYGQLVWTGGIAGTPAMDDDRPVVRRDLRLTDSTFVVGDAGRVVDADGQAVPASASAAIREASTAAANLEKLIEHDLSGEGGFAPRLDAYRFDVPGWIVSVGDGAVAQVGPTVVTGGAAKAMKATVGAGHLGSVGAVRQAVDLVEEELQA; from the coding sequence ATGCAGGTCGCCGTCCTCGGAGCCGGCTACGCCGGTGTGACACTCGCCCGCAAACTCGAATCGCGCCTCCCGCCGGACGCGGACGTCGTCCTCGTGGACGCCGACCCGACCCACCTCGTCCAGCACGAGGTCCACCGGGTGATCCGCCGGCCCTCGGTCGCCGACGCGATCCAGGTGCCCCTCGCAGAACTGTTCGACCGCGTCGAGGTGCGCGTCGCCGAGATCGCGGACGTCGACACCGACGCGAAGGCCGACGGCACCCCCGGCGGCCACGCGACGTTCGAGTCCGGCGAGACACTCGACTACGACTACGGCGCGGTCTGTCTCGGCGCGGAGACGGCCTTCTACGACATCCCCGGTCTCCGCGAGCACGCAACTCCCTTGAAGCGCGTCGACCACGCCGAGTCGATCCGGGCGGACTTCCTCGATCTCTGCGAGACGGGCGGGACCGCCGTGGTCGGGGGGGCCGGCCTGTCGGGTGTGCAGGTCGCCGGTGAACTCGCCGCCCTCGCACGCGAGAAGGATGCAGACGACCGCGTCGACGTCGTCCTGCTCGAACAACTCGATTCGGTCGCACCGAGTTTCCCCGAGAACTTTCAGGAGGCCGTGAGCGAGGCGCTGGTCGAGCGCGGTGTCGAGATCAGGACCGGGACGACCGTCACCGAGGTCCGCGACGGCGAGATCACGACGGACGCCAGTCGGGGAGACGCGACCGAGTCCGACAGCCGCGAGCGGACGCTCGCCTACGGCCAACTGGTCTGGACGGGCGGTATCGCCGGCACGCCCGCGATGGACGACGACAGACCGGTCGTCCGCCGGGACCTCAGACTCACCGACTCGACCTTCGTCGTCGGCGACGCGGGCAGGGTCGTGGACGCCGACGGACAGGCGGTGCCGGCCAGCGCCTCGGCGGCGATCCGCGAGGCGAGCACCGCGGCGGCGAACCTCGAGAAACTGATCGAGCACGACCTCTCCGGCGAGGGCGGCTTCGCGCCGCGACTCGACGCCTACCGGTTCGACGTGCCGGGCTGGATCGTCTCGGTGGGTGACGGTGCGGTCGCGCAGGTCGGGCCGACCGTCGTGACCGGCGGCGCGGCGAAGGCGATGAAGGCGACCGTCGGTGCCGGACATCTCGGGTCGGTCGGCGCGGTCCGGCAGGCGGTCGATCTCGTGGAAGAAGAGTTACAGGCCTGA
- a CDS encoding PQQ-binding-like beta-propeller repeat protein, producing the protein MPSRRTLLAACGTAVVGSLAGCVDSLGIGGPEGTEWTTDVTDTFDPAPLVASETVVAVGVRDGGIEPTRVHAVEKATGESRWTADLGRLTGTAVDDDHVYVGLHGGDGATVVAFDLRSGDRVWERRVDSLASATALDDGTLYVANRGLTAIDTADGSVRWHRNRLDGTRFTILAAPEDQLTASDGRVYYGGGGGVVAVDGSDGTERWTWSGEDWRTTTAGPDRFDGSTGDGERVYVGGEDAVSLARLDAGGTERWTRGFGRARVAGIHAEGVLQVATGTRGGFGGSGRFGTVYEVDPADGSETDEFRFDAPIRRTASSDESFVVVTEENEVSRFESDGTGPDLRHTFDAGVTAGTDDDGVYVHTDDGRLLAVDATG; encoded by the coding sequence GTGCCCTCCAGACGCACGTTGCTCGCCGCCTGCGGAACCGCAGTCGTCGGCTCGCTCGCCGGTTGTGTCGACAGCCTCGGCATCGGCGGTCCCGAGGGAACCGAGTGGACCACCGACGTCACGGACACGTTCGACCCGGCACCGCTCGTCGCGAGCGAGACGGTGGTCGCGGTCGGGGTTCGGGACGGCGGCATCGAACCGACCCGCGTCCACGCGGTCGAGAAAGCCACCGGCGAGTCGCGCTGGACCGCCGACCTCGGCCGACTCACCGGGACCGCCGTGGACGACGACCACGTCTACGTCGGCCTGCACGGGGGCGACGGCGCGACCGTCGTCGCGTTCGACCTCCGCTCCGGCGACCGGGTGTGGGAACGCCGCGTCGACTCGCTCGCCTCCGCGACCGCGCTGGACGACGGAACGCTCTACGTGGCGAACAGGGGACTGACGGCAATCGACACGGCAGACGGCTCGGTTCGGTGGCACCGCAACCGACTCGACGGGACTCGCTTCACGATCCTCGCCGCTCCGGAGGATCAACTGACCGCGAGCGACGGGAGGGTCTACTACGGCGGGGGCGGTGGTGTCGTCGCGGTCGATGGCTCCGACGGCACCGAACGATGGACGTGGAGCGGCGAGGACTGGCGGACGACGACCGCCGGGCCGGATCGGTTCGATGGGAGCACCGGAGACGGCGAGCGTGTCTACGTCGGCGGCGAGGACGCCGTGAGTCTCGCGCGTCTCGATGCCGGGGGGACCGAACGCTGGACGCGAGGCTTCGGCCGGGCGCGAGTCGCCGGCATCCACGCCGAGGGCGTCCTGCAGGTGGCGACCGGCACACGCGGCGGATTCGGTGGCTCGGGCCGGTTCGGGACCGTCTACGAGGTCGATCCGGCCGACGGCAGCGAGACAGACGAGTTCCGATTCGACGCGCCGATTCGCCGGACAGCGTCGAGTGACGAGTCGTTCGTGGTCGTCACCGAGGAGAACGAAGTGAGTCGCTTCGAGTCCGACGGCACCGGTCCCGACCTCCGGCACACGTTCGACGCGGGCGTCACGGCCGGCACCGACGACGACGGCGTCTACGTCCACACCGACGACGGGCGACTGCTGGCGGTGGACGCCACCGGCTGA
- a CDS encoding NAD(P)/FAD-dependent oxidoreductase has product MYHIVGGGIAGLATAYRLQQAGHEAHVFEASDDLGGLAATYETAGDDIEQFYHHLSKSEETIVELAAELGLGDRLDWLIGKNAYYVDGVVHPLDTAWQIAAYPHMSLYDKFRLGMLTLGVDVRGGVPDFDAYDDLSAYEHERIEDFVVEHTTRGVYDNFVDPLLDGKFGDRKADVSAAWFLGRVRFRGERDLLRGEKLGYFQGGFAPLIEALVEAVGRENITTGARVTDVSVAGDEEVGAGVEATEEAVETVTVETDAGRETHETDGVVVATMPNVLEDLTGYQCDIDFQGAVCALVTMEESVMDTYWLNIAHDAPFGALIEHTNFVPPAQYGGDHLLYVASYIQSPEEAVWQADDEELRDMWLGHVEEMFPEFDPDSVSEFRVARNPRAAPIYERGYLDLVVPYDLADDVAEGVYYAGMASEAQYPERSLNGGIVAGFECADRIVEKAGSDRPAEGSSSVVSVERERTTQEPVADGEGD; this is encoded by the coding sequence ATGTACCACATCGTCGGCGGCGGCATCGCCGGGTTGGCGACCGCCTACCGCCTCCAGCAGGCGGGCCACGAGGCCCACGTGTTCGAGGCGAGCGACGACCTCGGCGGACTCGCCGCCACCTACGAGACCGCCGGCGACGACATCGAGCAGTTCTACCACCACCTCTCGAAGTCCGAGGAGACCATCGTCGAACTCGCCGCGGAACTGGGACTCGGCGACCGACTCGACTGGCTGATCGGCAAGAACGCCTACTACGTGGACGGGGTGGTCCACCCACTCGACACCGCGTGGCAGATCGCCGCCTACCCGCACATGAGTCTCTACGACAAGTTCCGCCTCGGGATGTTGACGCTCGGAGTGGACGTGCGCGGTGGGGTGCCGGACTTCGACGCCTACGACGACCTCTCGGCGTACGAACACGAGCGCATCGAGGACTTCGTGGTCGAACACACGACTCGCGGGGTGTACGACAACTTCGTCGACCCACTGCTCGACGGGAAGTTCGGCGACCGGAAAGCGGACGTGTCGGCCGCGTGGTTCCTCGGCAGGGTCCGGTTCCGGGGCGAACGTGACCTCCTGCGCGGCGAGAAACTCGGCTACTTCCAAGGCGGGTTCGCACCGCTGATCGAGGCGCTGGTCGAGGCGGTCGGCAGAGAGAACATCACGACCGGCGCGCGAGTGACCGACGTGTCGGTCGCGGGCGACGAGGAGGTCGGTGCCGGTGTGGAGGCGACCGAAGAGGCAGTCGAGACTGTCACGGTCGAGACCGATGCGGGGCGCGAGACCCACGAGACCGACGGCGTGGTCGTCGCGACGATGCCGAACGTCCTCGAAGACCTCACGGGCTACCAGTGTGACATCGACTTCCAGGGGGCGGTCTGTGCGCTGGTGACGATGGAGGAGTCGGTGATGGACACCTACTGGCTCAACATCGCCCACGACGCGCCCTTCGGCGCGCTGATCGAACACACGAACTTCGTCCCGCCGGCGCAGTACGGCGGCGACCACCTGCTGTACGTCGCCAGTTACATCCAGTCGCCCGAGGAGGCGGTCTGGCAGGCCGACGACGAGGAACTCCGCGACATGTGGCTCGGCCACGTCGAAGAGATGTTCCCCGAGTTCGATCCGGACTCGGTCTCCGAGTTCCGGGTCGCCCGCAACCCGCGTGCCGCACCGATCTACGAGCGCGGCTACCTCGATCTGGTGGTGCCCTACGATCTGGCCGACGACGTGGCGGAGGGCGTCTACTACGCCGGGATGGCGAGCGAGGCACAGTACCCCGAACGCAGTCTGAACGGCGGCATCGTCGCCGGCTTCGAGTGTGCAGATCGGATCGTCGAGAAGGCCGGGTCGGATCGACCGGCAGAAGGCAGTTCGTCGGTCGTCAGCGTCGAACGCGAGCGCACCACGCAGGAACCCGTCGCCGACGGCGAGGGCGACTGA
- a CDS encoding BtpA/SgcQ family protein: MTLDFAADPVIGMVHLPPLPGAPRFDGDRDAIRDRAVADAEALEAGGVDAIVIENFGDAPFYPDSVPTHVAASMTDHVGRIARATDLPVGVNVLRNDATAALSVAAATDADCIRVNVHTGARVTDQGVVEGRAHETLRLRDRLDAEDVSILADVDVKHSAPLATDDFDAEAVAEGVERGLADGLIVSGVGTGHAVDLDHLREVVARRNRLDTGVPVLVGSGVTTDSVGEILGVADGVIVGTALKEGGVTTNPVDPDRVRALVAAARGE, from the coding sequence GTGACACTCGACTTCGCTGCCGACCCCGTGATCGGGATGGTTCACTTGCCGCCACTCCCCGGCGCACCGCGCTTCGACGGCGACCGCGACGCGATCCGCGACCGCGCGGTCGCAGACGCCGAGGCGCTCGAAGCCGGTGGCGTGGACGCGATCGTGATCGAGAACTTCGGGGACGCCCCCTTCTACCCGGACTCGGTGCCGACCCACGTCGCCGCGTCGATGACCGATCACGTCGGGCGCATCGCCCGTGCGACCGACCTCCCGGTCGGCGTGAACGTCCTCCGGAACGACGCGACCGCGGCCCTCTCGGTCGCCGCCGCGACCGACGCCGACTGCATCCGGGTGAACGTCCACACCGGCGCACGCGTCACCGACCAGGGTGTCGTCGAGGGACGGGCCCACGAGACGCTGCGCCTCCGCGACCGCCTCGACGCCGAGGACGTGTCGATCCTCGCCGACGTGGACGTGAAGCACTCGGCCCCCCTCGCCACCGACGACTTCGACGCCGAGGCGGTCGCCGAGGGTGTCGAACGAGGGCTCGCGGACGGGTTGATCGTCTCCGGGGTCGGTACGGGCCACGCGGTCGATCTCGACCACCTCCGCGAGGTGGTCGCCCGCCGGAACCGACTCGACACCGGCGTCCCCGTGTTGGTCGGCAGTGGCGTCACGACCGACTCTGTCGGGGAGATTCTCGGCGTCGCCGACGGCGTGATCGTCGGCACCGCGCTGAAAGAAGGTGGGGTGACGACGAACCCGGTCGATCCGGATCGGGTGCGGGCCCTCGTCGCGGCGGCGCGTGGGGAGTGA
- a CDS encoding glutathione S-transferase family protein, protein MSRFLDGEWLSEAELTEKSEDGSFDRQESVFRDSVRADPDAEFPVESGRYHLYVSYACPWAHRTLIARAQLGLEDAISVDVVDPYREDGGWQFTPEKEGCTTDSINDFDYLREAYKLADTNVNGRPTVPVLWDKKNETIVNNESREILRMLTTEFTSLATREADLLPEGYEEEVDALLDDIYQPINNGVYRTGFADSQEAYDEAVEELFEALDEYDDLLADQRYLAGDRLTEADIAMYTTLVRFDEVYHTHFMCNHKLIREYENLWPYLRDLYQTHGFGDTTVMSHIKEHYYTTHPDVSPKRIVPKGPNPRFEAPHDRDRLTPTPDAAD, encoded by the coding sequence ATGAGTAGATTCCTGGACGGCGAGTGGCTCTCGGAGGCCGAACTGACAGAGAAGAGTGAAGACGGCTCGTTCGACCGACAGGAGTCGGTGTTCCGGGACTCGGTGCGTGCCGACCCGGACGCCGAGTTCCCGGTCGAGTCGGGGCGCTACCACCTCTACGTCTCGTACGCCTGCCCGTGGGCACACCGAACCCTGATCGCCCGCGCTCAGTTGGGATTGGAGGACGCCATCAGCGTGGACGTAGTCGACCCCTACCGCGAGGACGGCGGCTGGCAGTTCACCCCCGAGAAGGAGGGCTGTACCACCGACTCGATCAACGACTTCGACTACCTGCGTGAGGCGTACAAACTGGCCGACACGAACGTGAACGGTCGCCCGACGGTGCCGGTGTTGTGGGACAAGAAGAACGAGACCATCGTCAACAACGAGTCGCGCGAGATACTGCGGATGCTGACGACCGAGTTCACCTCGCTCGCCACGCGCGAGGCCGACCTCCTGCCGGAGGGGTACGAAGAGGAGGTGGACGCCCTGCTGGACGACATCTACCAACCGATCAACAACGGCGTCTACCGCACCGGCTTCGCCGACTCACAGGAGGCCTACGACGAGGCCGTCGAGGAACTGTTCGAGGCGCTCGACGAGTACGACGACCTGCTGGCCGACCAGCGCTATCTGGCCGGCGACCGCCTGACCGAGGCGGACATCGCCATGTACACGACGCTGGTGCGCTTCGACGAAGTGTACCACACGCACTTCATGTGCAACCACAAGCTCATCCGGGAGTACGAGAACCTCTGGCCGTACCTGCGCGACCTCTACCAGACCCACGGCTTCGGCGACACGACCGTGATGAGCCACATCAAAGAACACTACTACACGACCCACCCGGACGTGAGTCCGAAGCGCATCGTGCCGAAAGGTCCGAACCCGAGGTTCGAGGCCCCGCACGACCGCGACCGTCTGACGCCGACGCCGGACGCGGCCGACTGA
- a CDS encoding RAD55 family ATPase, translating to MTRIPFGVSRFDSIVGGGAPPGNVVLLAGELGAGAREFLYTSAAMNALAHADEDLFELHYGDLDSEAEVPPEVHYLSFTAGEDHLAREMAYTMDEEITEAAVEQIQFRDFSPEYFQLSPIPREWYVGETTHLTDLGERGSRDDVLTALGDYLNEHAQGNLVLIDSITDLVRAVSEDMAWSDIAMVMKGLQKAAHNWGGLIVLLVNQESLEPTELGTLMDAAGGTLQFEWESGGSKRARTMVVKEFRGVLSRLESENIVRFETEIHEGGLDVSDVRKIR from the coding sequence ATGACGCGCATCCCGTTCGGTGTCTCGCGGTTCGACTCCATCGTCGGCGGCGGCGCACCGCCGGGGAACGTGGTCCTGTTGGCGGGGGAACTGGGGGCCGGCGCGCGGGAGTTTCTCTACACCAGCGCGGCGATGAACGCGCTGGCACACGCCGACGAGGATCTGTTCGAACTCCACTACGGCGATCTCGACAGCGAGGCCGAGGTCCCCCCGGAGGTCCACTACCTCTCGTTTACGGCCGGGGAGGACCACCTCGCCCGCGAGATGGCCTACACGATGGACGAGGAGATCACCGAGGCGGCGGTCGAACAGATCCAGTTCCGCGACTTCTCGCCGGAGTACTTCCAACTCAGTCCGATCCCCCGAGAGTGGTACGTCGGCGAGACGACCCACCTGACGGATCTCGGGGAACGCGGGAGCCGCGACGACGTCCTGACCGCACTCGGTGACTACCTGAACGAGCACGCGCAGGGGAACCTCGTCCTCATCGACTCGATCACCGACCTCGTGCGCGCGGTCTCGGAGGACATGGCGTGGAGCGACATCGCGATGGTCATGAAGGGACTCCAGAAGGCGGCGCACAACTGGGGCGGGTTGATCGTCTTGCTCGTCAACCAGGAGTCGCTGGAACCGACCGAACTCGGGACGCTGATGGACGCCGCCGGCGGGACCCTCCAGTTCGAGTGGGAGTCCGGCGGGTCGAAGCGCGCCCGGACGATGGTCGTGAAGGAGTTCCGGGGCGTCCTCTCGCGGTTGGAGTCCGAGAACATCGTTCGCTTCGAGACCGAGATTCACGAGGGCGGACTGGACGTGAGCGACGTGCGGAAGATCCGGTAG
- a CDS encoding glycoside hydrolase family 13 protein, whose amino-acid sequence MTTSDCTTRDDVDRAWWKESFVYQIYPQSFNDTTGDGIGDIRGIIERLDYLDDLGVDIVWVNPLYDSPHEDNGYDIRDYRAILDEYGTMSDFDDLLAEMHDRDMRLIMDLVVNHTSDEHVWFQRSREEAEDYADYYWWHDGRNVDADGRGGTAGSASQSGSAGAPHGRDSPGPEGRVPPNNWESGFSGSAWEWDGEREAYYLHLFDETQPDLHWDREAVREEIYEMIDWWLAKGIDGFRMDVFNLLSKPADLPDGDPAEGWVGSRHFANGPRIHEYVSEMVDETFANYDVMTVGEGIDAGTDEAKQYCGPSGDGLNMIFHYEHMTLDFDEEDGWWTVDPWDLPDLREIFTEWQNALADDDAWNTLFFGTHDWPRVVSRWGDDEQYRRESAKLIATLLFTLQGTPYLYQGDEIGMTNYPWSGLDEIADADAATRVENRIASGEIDDFAEVQELIRYRCRDNARTPMQWSADEHAGFTDDDPWLPVNPNHEQINVAAARNDPDSVWHYYRELIDLRHDSDLFVYGDYDLLTDEHPRVWAYTRTLGDDRALVVLNWSDDPATYDPSEDLAVADADPTLLLSNDVGDESRSGPATGGAQEGSAKSDALEELVLGPYEARVYELS is encoded by the coding sequence GTGACCACGTCAGACTGTACCACACGAGACGACGTCGACCGTGCGTGGTGGAAAGAGTCGTTCGTCTACCAGATCTACCCGCAGAGTTTCAACGACACCACCGGCGACGGGATCGGCGACATCCGTGGAATCATCGAGAGACTGGACTACCTCGACGATCTGGGTGTAGACATCGTCTGGGTCAACCCGCTGTACGACTCCCCGCACGAGGACAACGGCTACGACATCCGCGATTATCGGGCGATTCTCGACGAGTACGGCACGATGTCGGACTTCGACGACCTGCTCGCCGAGATGCACGACCGCGACATGCGACTCATCATGGACCTCGTGGTCAACCACACCTCCGACGAACACGTCTGGTTCCAGCGCTCCCGCGAGGAAGCCGAGGACTACGCCGACTACTACTGGTGGCACGACGGCCGGAACGTCGACGCCGACGGGCGCGGCGGGACCGCCGGGTCCGCGAGCCAGTCCGGTTCTGCCGGCGCACCGCACGGCCGGGACAGCCCCGGTCCGGAGGGGCGCGTCCCGCCGAACAACTGGGAGTCCGGCTTCAGCGGGTCGGCGTGGGAGTGGGACGGCGAGCGGGAAGCGTACTACCTCCACCTGTTCGACGAGACGCAACCGGACCTCCACTGGGACCGCGAGGCCGTCCGCGAGGAGATCTACGAGATGATCGACTGGTGGCTCGCGAAGGGCATCGACGGCTTCCGGATGGACGTGTTCAACCTCCTCTCGAAACCGGCCGACCTGCCGGACGGCGACCCCGCCGAGGGGTGGGTCGGAAGCCGCCACTTCGCCAACGGCCCGCGTATCCACGAGTACGTCTCCGAGATGGTCGACGAGACGTTCGCCAACTACGACGTGATGACGGTCGGCGAAGGCATCGACGCCGGGACCGATGAGGCCAAGCAGTACTGCGGTCCCTCTGGCGACGGCCTGAACATGATCTTCCACTACGAGCACATGACGCTGGACTTCGACGAGGAAGACGGCTGGTGGACCGTCGATCCGTGGGACCTGCCCGACCTCCGGGAGATCTTCACCGAGTGGCAGAACGCACTCGCGGACGACGACGCGTGGAACACGCTGTTCTTCGGGACCCACGACTGGCCCCGCGTCGTCTCCCGGTGGGGCGACGACGAGCAGTATCGCCGCGAATCGGCGAAACTCATCGCCACGCTGCTGTTTACCCTGCAGGGCACACCCTATCTCTATCAGGGCGACGAGATCGGGATGACGAACTACCCGTGGTCGGGGCTGGACGAGATTGCGGACGCCGACGCCGCTACTCGGGTCGAGAACCGCATCGCCTCGGGAGAGATCGACGACTTCGCCGAGGTGCAGGAGCTGATTCGCTACCGCTGTCGGGACAACGCCCGAACGCCGATGCAGTGGTCCGCCGACGAGCACGCCGGCTTCACCGACGACGACCCGTGGCTCCCGGTGAATCCGAACCACGAGCAGATCAACGTCGCGGCCGCCCGCAACGATCCCGACTCCGTCTGGCACTACTACCGCGAGTTGATCGACCTCCGGCACGACAGCGACCTGTTCGTCTACGGCGACTACGACCTGTTGACCGACGAGCATCCCCGAGTGTGGGCCTACACTCGGACACTGGGCGACGACCGGGCGCTGGTCGTCCTCAACTGGAGCGACGACCCGGCGACCTACGACCCGAGTGAGGACCTCGCGGTCGCCGACGCCGACCCGACGCTCCTGCTGTCGAACGACGTGGGCGACGAGTCGCGGAGTGGTCCGGCAACAGGCGGAGCGCAGGAGGGTTCGGCAAAATCCGACGCCCTCGAGGAACTCGTGCTCGGTCCCTACGAGGCGCGGGTGTACGAGTTGTCCTGA
- a CDS encoding HAD-IIB family hydrolase gives MTDLPPLALDIDGTLTTSEGTIDPRVFEALPAWEAPVVVATGKAFPYPVALTHFVGIEQLVIAENGGVVLADEQVHYEGDRDRAQAVIEEFEARGGDTGWGAADTTNWWRETELAVRLTADEGLLREVAAEYDMEVVDTGYAYHVKTPGVEKGDGLKLVASVLDRDPAEFVAVGDSVNDASTFRVAGRSFAVANADETARETADTVLDEGFMDGTLTALERVRTDF, from the coding sequence ATGACCGACCTGCCGCCACTCGCCTTAGACATCGACGGGACACTCACCACGAGCGAGGGGACCATCGACCCGCGCGTCTTCGAGGCGCTCCCGGCGTGGGAGGCTCCCGTCGTCGTCGCCACCGGGAAGGCGTTCCCGTACCCCGTCGCCCTCACGCACTTCGTCGGCATCGAGCAACTCGTCATCGCCGAGAACGGCGGGGTCGTTCTCGCGGACGAACAGGTCCACTACGAGGGTGACCGCGACCGCGCGCAGGCCGTGATCGAGGAGTTCGAGGCCCGTGGCGGCGACACCGGGTGGGGTGCCGCAGACACCACGAACTGGTGGCGCGAGACGGAACTGGCAGTCCGCCTGACCGCCGACGAGGGCCTCCTCCGAGAGGTCGCCGCCGAGTACGACATGGAGGTCGTCGACACCGGCTACGCCTACCACGTCAAGACGCCGGGCGTCGAGAAGGGTGACGGCCTGAAACTCGTCGCGTCGGTGCTCGACCGCGACCCCGCGGAGTTCGTCGCGGTCGGCGACAGCGTCAACGACGCCTCGACCTTCCGCGTGGCCGGGCGCTCCTTCGCGGTCGCCAACGCCGACGAGACCGCCCGCGAGACCGCCGACACGGTGCTGGACGAGGGGTTCATGGACGGGACGCTCACCGCACTGGAGCGCGTCAGAACCGACTTTTGA